The following nucleotide sequence is from Betaproteobacteria bacterium.
GGGCGCCTGTCCGCAGGACTGTCCCGACACGTGTGCCATGCTGTACACGGTGGAGGACGGCAAGCTGGTCGACGTGCGCGGCAATCCGGATCATCCGATGACGCGCGGCGGTCTCTGCATCAAGCTCAAGGATTTCGCCGAGCATCACTACAACCCCGATCGGCTGCTCTACCCGATGAAGCGCACGGGACCGAAGGGCAGCGGCCAGTTCGCGCGCATCTCGTGGGACGAGGCGCTCGGCGAAATCAAAAGCCGCTGGACCGACATCATTGCCCGTGATGGCGGGCAGGCGATCCTCCCGTTCTGTTATCTCGGCCACGAAGGGCTCATCAACGGCCTCACCGCGGGCGATGCCTTCTTCAACCGGCTCGGTTCCACGGTGGCGGAGAAGACCTTCTGTGCGTCCGGGTCGTCGACGGCGTGGCTCATGACGGTGGGGCCGAGCGGCGGCGTGGACCCGGAGAGTTTCGCCGTCTCGAAATACATCGTGCTGTGGGCGGTGAACACGCTCACCACCAACCTGCACCATTGGCCGTTCATTCTCGAAGCGAAGAAGAAGGGCGCGAAAGTCGTCGTCATCGACCCCGTGCGCACGCGCACCGCCAAGCAGGCGGACTGGCACATCCGGCCGAAGCCGGGCACCGATGCCGCGCTCGCGCTCGGTCTCATGAACGTGATCATCGGCGAGGATCTGGTCGATCACGACTACGTCGCCAACTACACGGTCGGCTTCGACGAGCTCAAGGCGCGCGCGCGGCAGTATCCGCCGGAGAAGGTGGCCGCCATCACCGGTGTGTCGGCGGATGACATCCGCCAGCTTGCGCGCGAGTTCGCGACCACGCAGCCCTCGGTGATCCGCCTCGGCGTGGCGCTCGAGCGGCACCACAACGGCGGCCAGGCGATACGCGCGGTGACGTGCCTGCCGGCGCTGGTGGGCTCCTGGCGTCATCCCGGCGGTGGCGCGCTGGAGATGCCGCTGTGGGCGTTTCCGCTCAAGCTTGCCGATGTCTGCCGGCCGGACTGGATCCGCCCGGGCACGCGCGTGGTGAACCTGACCGAGCTCGGCGCCGCGCTGACGGAACTCGACCCGCCCATCAAGTCGATGATGGTCTACAACGCCAATCCGATGTCACAGGCACCGGAGCAGAACAAGATCCGCCAGGGGCTCGCGCGTGAGGATCTCTTTACCGTGGTGAGCGAGCTCTTCGTCACGGACACGGCGAAGTACGCCGATATCCTGCTGCCGGCAGCGATGCAGGCGGAGCAGCTCGACCTCATGTTCTCCTGGGGCCACTTCTATTTCACGCTCAACCAGCAGGCGATCGAGCCGCCGGGCGAATGCGTCTCGAACGCCGAGCTCTTCCGGCGGCTCGCGCGCACCATGGGTTTCGACGACGACTACTGGAAGCGCAGCGACGAGCAGATGATCCGCGATTTCGTCGACTGGAGCGCACCGGTGATGGAGGGCATCACCTACGAGCGGCTGGTCGAGGAAGGCTATGCGCACCTCAACGTCGGGGCCGTCGACCAGCGGACACCGCATGCCGAGGGCAACTTCCCCACGCCGAGCGGCAAGTGCGAACTGAAGACGACACAGGCCGGGAACGGCAACTTCGTGGTACCGGCATGGCGGTCGATGTACGAGGGCATGCAGCCCGGCACACCGATCGATCCGGTGCCCGACTACCTGCCGCCGTATGAGTCGCCGGCGTCGAATCCGGCGCTCGCGGCCAGGTACCCGCTCAACATCGTCTCGCCCAAGTCGCACGGATTCCTGAATTCACAATATGCGAACGAGACCGTTCAGCAACTGCGGCAGGGCGAGCAGATCGTGCTCATCCATCCGGTGGACGCGGCAGCGCGCGGCATCCGCAACGGACAGCGGGTGCGCGTGCACAACGACCGCGGCGCATTCGAAGGCCGGGCCGAGCTCACGGAGGATACGCTGCAGGGGGTGGTCGCGGCCTCGCTCGGCTACTGGCCGGGATTGTCGCGGACGGGCACGGCGGTGAACTGCATCAGCTCGGCCCGGCACTGCAATCTGGGGCAGGCGCCGAGCTTCTCGGACAATCTGGTGGAAGTCGAACCGGTGCCGGTGGCAGCGACCGATACCGTGCCGACGCCGGCCGCAGCCGCGGCATGAGGAGCGGGATCGCCGCACGGCAGCCCGGCGGAGACCGGTGATGACGCACGTCGTCACCGAAAACTGCGACGGCTGCCGTTTCACCGACTGCGTGCACGCCTGTCCGGTGGCGTGCTTTCACGGCGACGAGCTCAGGGTCTACATCGATCCCGTCGCCTGCATCGACTGCGGCGCGTGCATCCCGGCCTGCCCCGTGCACGCGATCTTCGAGGAGTTCGATCTGACCGAAGAGCAGCGGCCCTGGGTCGCTCTCAACGCCGACCGGGCGGCCGAGTTGCCGGTGATCTGGAGCCGCGAGACGGCGCTGCCGACGGCCCAGGCGCGGCGCCAGGAGCTGGGGTACTGAGCGCGGCAGCCGGCCGGCCGCGCGGAACCTCATCGATCAGCGGCGAGCCGAATACCGGCGAACGGCCAGCGGTCGTGCGGGTAGAAGAAGTTGCGGTAGGTCTCGCGCAGATGTGATTGCGGTGTCACGCACGAGCCGCCGCGCAGCACCATCTGGTTCGCCATGAACTTGCCGTTGTACTCGCCGAGCGATCCGGCGAGCGGCACGAAGCCGGGATAGGGGGCGTAAGCCGAGCGCGTCCATTCCCACACGTCGCCATACCACTGTCCGTCGCCGTCGGCAGCGGCGTGGGGGTGCAGCAGACCGGACTCGACGAAGTTGCCGTCGACCGTCTGCGTGACGAGCATTGTTTCGAGTTCCTCCTCGCGCGGCAGACGTCTGCCCGCCCAGCGTGCGTATGCGTCTGCCTCGTAGAAGCTCACGTGGCACACGGGTTCGCCCAACTTAAGCGGGCGCATTCCGCCGAGCGTCATCTGCCACCACTGCCCATCCCGCACTTCCCAGTAGAGCGGTGCGTGCCAAGCGTGCTCGTGCCGCTTTGCCCAGCCGTCGGCCAGCCAGAGACGCACGTCGTCGTAACCGCCCGCCGTCATGAAGTCCAGGTACTCGCCGTTCGTGGTGAGCCGGGATGCGAGCGCGTGATCGTGCAGCAGCACGGCGTGACGCGGCGTCTCGTTGTCGAACGCAAAGCCGTTGCCCGCGTGGCCGATCTCGACGATGCCGCCGGGACACTCGATCCAGCGCAACGGCGCGTCCGAAGTGACGGGCGCGCTCGGCCCGGGCTGATACGCGGGGCGCAGCGGGTTTGCCGCGAAGTTGTGCTTGATGTCCATCAGGAGCAGTTCCTGATGCTGCTGCTCGTGATGCAGGCCGAGTGTCACGCGCGCTGCCATCTCGCCCCAGTGTGTATCCGGGATCGTGTCGATGAGGCCGAGCATGGCCTCGTCGACGTGCCGGCGGTAACGGTAGACCTCTTCCACCGTCGGCCGCGACAGTACACCGCGCCGGGCACGCGGGTGATACGACCCCACCGTTTCGTAATAGGAGTTGAATATCTGCTCGAAGACCGGGTGGAAGAGCCGGTAGCGAGCCGACTCGGGCTTCAGCAGAAAGGTCTCGAAGAACCACGAGACGTGCGCGAGGTGCCACTTCGGCGGGCTCGTCTCGAGCGCGCTCTGCACCTGATAATCGTCGGTCGCGAGCAGCGTACAGAGCCGCTCGGTCTGTGCGCGCACCTCGCGGTAGCGGTGGGCGAGGTCGAGCCGACTCAGGGGTGCGGCGGTTGGCGCGTTCATGGGAAACCCTCCGAGCGGCGCAGCGCCGCACGCGGTAACGGAGCGCCGCCCGCCGGCAGAATCAGGGCTGCTTCGCTACCAGGATCTGGGTATTGCGCGCGTGGCCGCCGGTCAGCACGCGGTTCGGCGTGTCGGACGCGTAGAGCGTCCTGTCGCCGTCGAGAATGCGCGCACTGACGCGGTATTCACGTGCGGCATCGATTTTCTCCGGATCGTAGGGCAGTTCGTAGAACACGGGGCCGTTGCAGGGCGGGTCGATGAAGTTGCAGATGCTGCTGATGTTCTGCTCACTCACCACCGTCTCGGACTGGTCGGCCGTGGCCGACTGCACGAGCTTCACGTCCACCACGGCGCTTGCCGGCAGCGGCTCGACGTACCGATAGAACACCGTGCCGGTCACGCGCGGCGGCGGCGACCACAACGTGATAGGCTGCGGCGGGAAGTTGGCGCACCCCGCGAGGGCGACGGCGGCAAGCGCTGCCGCGCTCACCGTGCTGGCACTGATTCTCATCGAAGCTCCCGTGTCCTGCAAAACCGCCTCGGCATGCTGCGAGGCGCTATTCGAAGGTACTTTCGACAATCCGGCTCGTGTAGTCAAGCGCCGCGAGCCGCTCCAGGACCTGGCGATAGTTGCGCTGGCCGGTCTGCCCGACGCAGAGGTACTGATCCTTCGTGCAGCCGATGCGCCCGCGCGAGCCGCGCATGAGTTCGAGTGTCGGATCGATGTGCTGCACCTCGGTGGCGTAACGTTCGTTTGCCGGAATGCAGAACTCGTAGCTCATCGACCGCAGACCCCGAGGCGGACCGCGCAGACCGCGCTCGTCGAGCGTCGACAGGTCGAGCGCGATCTTGGCGCGCTGCGCGCTCGTCAGTGCGGGTTCCGCCGGTGTCGACGCACACGCGCAGAGCACCGCGACACAGGCTCCGACGGCGATCCACGCGATACCAGCGGCGGCGAATCTCATGCGGTCTTCCCGGGTACCGACAGCTCGCCGTGGCGGAAGCAGTCGACGGTGTGGTCGTTCACCATGCCGACCGACTGCATGAGCGCGTAGCAGATGGTGGAACCCACGAATTTGAAGCCGCGCGCGAGCAATGCCTTGCTCATGGCATCGGATTCCGGCGTATGCGCCGGCACCTCGGCGAGCGTGCGTCGCGCCGGCTGCTGCGGCGCACCGCCCACGAAGCGCCAGAGGAAGCGATCGAGGCTCTCGCCATCGTCGACGAGCCGCAGGTATGCACGCGCGTTGCCGATCGCCGCCGCCACCTTCAGCCGGTTGCGCACGATGCCCGGGTCGGCAAGCAGCGTCTGCATCTGCTGCGCGTCGAAGCGGGCGATGCGCTCGGGATCGAAGCCGGCGAAGACCCGGCGATAGCCTTCGCGTTTCCTGAGGATGGTGAGCCACGACAGCCCGGCCTGCGCGCCTTCGAGGATGAGCATCTCGAACAGGCGGCGATCGTCGTGCACCGGTACACCCCATTCCGCGTCGTGATAGGCGACATAGAGGGGATCGGACCGGCACCAACCGCAACGGACGCGCTCCATTCCGGCGGCGTCGGCCCTAGTTGAGATCGAGGGCGTGACGCTTCAAGTCCGCAAGACTGACGACCTCGAGCGCCGCTTCGTGAGTTGCGCCGAGCACCACTGGCGGTGCGACGCCGGCTGCGAGCGCTTCCTTCCACCGCGCCGCGCACAGACACCACTTGTCACCCGGCTGCAGACCGGGAAAGCCGGACGCCGGTGCCGGCGTCGAGAGGTCGTTGCCCCGGGTGCTCGAAAACGCGAGAAACTCCGCCGTCATCCTCGCACAGACGACGTGCAGCCCGACATCCTGCGGACTCGTGTCGCAGCGCCCGGTGCGGAAAAAGCCCGTCAGCGGCGACGTGCAGCACGACTCAAGCATGCCGCCGAGAACGTTGCGCGGACCTTCCCCCATCTTCACGGCTCACCTCCAGCAGATCGACGGCTGCAAGCCTAACCTCGGGGAAAAGGGGTCGCAAGCGTTGCATCAGTCTTCGGTTCTGCAGTCGCGATGGATGACCCTGCCGCTGCGCTCGATGGTGGCCTCGCGACCCTTCGACCAATAGACCGTGGTGCCGTCGCTGAAGCGGGCGCCGGAGCCACTGCGCACCTGCTTGATCTCGTACAGGACGCCACCCAGTTCGAGTCGCGCACGATCCCCGGACGGCCACATGAGCACGCCGAAGCGGGTGCCGTCGGCGCACGTGTATTCGTACTGCCGGCTGCCCGGCGGAATCGAGGAAGGCGGGGCGTCGGGCATCTGGCTACACGCTGCCAATCCGAGGACGGCGGCCGCGGCGCCGCGCAGCGCAAGGTTCATGGAGCGTCTCCTGATCGATAGGAAGCCGGGATGACGCGAGCGACGGGCGTCAGCGCAATGCGATCCACAGCGCGAGACCGCCCATGGCCGCTGCGAGCAGTGCCGACACCCAGCCGAGCAGGCGCGTCTTCTGCCGCAGCGCTTCCAGCGTCGCGACGACCTGGGCATGCTGATCGGCGAGACTGCGGATCACCTCGGTCGCCGAGACGAGATCCGTCTCGAGTTCCACGATGCGTTCGTGCAGTGCGTGGAGTTGCGGCCCGCCGACAGCGGGCGCGACCGCCTCGGGCGCGGCAGCTTGCTCTGCCCGAATTTTCCTCTGCAGCGCGGCGACCATTTTCCTGGCGGTGCCCAGCACCACGGGCGCCGCCGCGACGACATCGGTCCAGGGCACCGCGCGGATAGCGCGGATCCATCCTGCCGCCATGCTTCAGGCCGTCGCGCTGCCCGGCGCGGTATAGGTGATCGCGTAGAAGACCGCGCCCTGCGGATCCTGCAGCAGGCAGAAGCGGCCGACGCCGGGGATCTCGCGCGGCGGAAAGAGCAGCGTTCCGCCGAGCTCGACTGCCTGCCGGGCAGTCGCGTCGACGTCTGCGACAGTGACATAGACGCCCCACTGCGGCGGCATCGTCGCGCACTGTTTCGGCGGTGCCATGATGCCGCCCACCGGCGCGCCGGCCACGCTCACCACCGAATAATCCATGCCTTCCATCGCCATGTCCTGCATCTGCCAGCCGAAGAGCTGCGCGTAGAAGTGCTTCGCGGCGTTCACGTCGGGGGTCA
It contains:
- a CDS encoding 4Fe-4S dicluster domain-containing protein, producing MTHVVTENCDGCRFTDCVHACPVACFHGDELRVYIDPVACIDCGACIPACPVHAIFEEFDLTEEQRPWVALNADRAAELPVIWSRETALPTAQARRQELGY
- a CDS encoding molybdopterin-dependent oxidoreductase, translated to MSTHNCEEKVVKGACPQDCPDTCAMLYTVEDGKLVDVRGNPDHPMTRGGLCIKLKDFAEHHYNPDRLLYPMKRTGPKGSGQFARISWDEALGEIKSRWTDIIARDGGQAILPFCYLGHEGLINGLTAGDAFFNRLGSTVAEKTFCASGSSTAWLMTVGPSGGVDPESFAVSKYIVLWAVNTLTTNLHHWPFILEAKKKGAKVVVIDPVRTRTAKQADWHIRPKPGTDAALALGLMNVIIGEDLVDHDYVANYTVGFDELKARARQYPPEKVAAITGVSADDIRQLAREFATTQPSVIRLGVALERHHNGGQAIRAVTCLPALVGSWRHPGGGALEMPLWAFPLKLADVCRPDWIRPGTRVVNLTELGAALTELDPPIKSMMVYNANPMSQAPEQNKIRQGLAREDLFTVVSELFVTDTAKYADILLPAAMQAEQLDLMFSWGHFYFTLNQQAIEPPGECVSNAELFRRLARTMGFDDDYWKRSDEQMIRDFVDWSAPVMEGITYERLVEEGYAHLNVGAVDQRTPHAEGNFPTPSGKCELKTTQAGNGNFVVPAWRSMYEGMQPGTPIDPVPDYLPPYESPASNPALAARYPLNIVSPKSHGFLNSQYANETVQQLRQGEQIVLIHPVDAAARGIRNGQRVRVHNDRGAFEGRAELTEDTLQGVVAASLGYWPGLSRTGTAVNCISSARHCNLGQAPSFSDNLVEVEPVPVAATDTVPTPAAAAA
- a CDS encoding MliC family protein; translation: MNLALRGAAAAVLGLAACSQMPDAPPSSIPPGSRQYEYTCADGTRFGVLMWPSGDRARLELGGVLYEIKQVRSGSGARFSDGTTVYWSKGREATIERSGRVIHRDCRTED
- a CDS encoding VOC family protein, which translates into the protein MNDPFKQQGAFSWCELMTPDVNAAKHFYAQLFGWQMQDMAMEGMDYSVVSVAGAPVGGIMAPPKQCATMPPQWGVYVTVADVDATARQAVELGGTLLFPPREIPGVGRFCLLQDPQGAVFYAITYTAPGSATA
- the egtB gene encoding ergothioneine biosynthesis protein EgtB — protein: MNAPTAAPLSRLDLAHRYREVRAQTERLCTLLATDDYQVQSALETSPPKWHLAHVSWFFETFLLKPESARYRLFHPVFEQIFNSYYETVGSYHPRARRGVLSRPTVEEVYRYRRHVDEAMLGLIDTIPDTHWGEMAARVTLGLHHEQQHQELLLMDIKHNFAANPLRPAYQPGPSAPVTSDAPLRWIECPGGIVEIGHAGNGFAFDNETPRHAVLLHDHALASRLTTNGEYLDFMTAGGYDDVRLWLADGWAKRHEHAWHAPLYWEVRDGQWWQMTLGGMRPLKLGEPVCHVSFYEADAYARWAGRRLPREEELETMLVTQTVDGNFVESGLLHPHAAADGDGQWYGDVWEWTRSAYAPYPGFVPLAGSLGEYNGKFMANQMVLRGGSCVTPQSHLRETYRNFFYPHDRWPFAGIRLAADR
- a CDS encoding DUF2237 domain-containing protein; translated protein: MGEGPRNVLGGMLESCCTSPLTGFFRTGRCDTSPQDVGLHVVCARMTAEFLAFSSTRGNDLSTPAPASGFPGLQPGDKWCLCAARWKEALAAGVAPPVVLGATHEAALEVVSLADLKRHALDLN
- a CDS encoding YbaY family lipoprotein; its protein translation is MRISASTVSAAALAAVALAGCANFPPQPITLWSPPPRVTGTVFYRYVEPLPASAVVDVKLVQSATADQSETVVSEQNISSICNFIDPPCNGPVFYELPYDPEKIDAAREYRVSARILDGDRTLYASDTPNRVLTGGHARNTQILVAKQP
- a CDS encoding DNA-3-methyladenine glycosylase I, whose product is MERVRCGWCRSDPLYVAYHDAEWGVPVHDDRRLFEMLILEGAQAGLSWLTILRKREGYRRVFAGFDPERIARFDAQQMQTLLADPGIVRNRLKVAAAIGNARAYLRLVDDGESLDRFLWRFVGGAPQQPARRTLAEVPAHTPESDAMSKALLARGFKFVGSTICYALMQSVGMVNDHTVDCFRHGELSVPGKTA